One genomic region from Sander lucioperca isolate FBNREF2018 chromosome 3, SLUC_FBN_1.2, whole genome shotgun sequence encodes:
- the ss18l2 gene encoding SS18-like protein 2: MSIVFVPKKLRGKAKINQETIQRLLDENDQLIRCITEYMQKGRAVECVQYQQILHRNIVYLATIADASPDNTIPSSNSTSNETSTPTVNGHGGT, translated from the exons ATGTCGATTGTCTTTGTGCCAAAGAAACTCCGAGGAAAGGCGAAAATTAACCAAGAAACAATACAGAGG TTGCTGGATGAAAACGACCAGTTAATACGATGCATCACTGAGTACATGCAGAAAGGACGAGCAGTGGAATGTGTACA ATACCAACAGATCCTGCACCGCAACATCGTATATTTGGCAACCATAGCTGATGCCAGCCCAGACAACACGATTCCCTCCTCAAAT TCTACATCTAATGAAACCTCAACACCAACTGTGAATGGGCATGGAGGGACATGA
- the garre1 gene encoding granule associated Rac and RHOG effector protein 1 isoform X2: MDYKRRFLLGGSKQKVQQHQQYQMPELSRSLSASLASSCSASSPMGTGVGMPGSCHPPPSGTTTAVADIQQGISKYLDALNVFCRASAFLTDLFSSVFRNSHYSKAAMQLKDVQEHVMEAASRLTAAIKPEIAKMLMELSAGAANFKDQNDFSLQDVEVLGRCFLTVMQVHFQFLSQALQKVQPVAQSCLAEALAQAQERCTNARSQSSDHRPLTELEEASRSWKGAAQAMARLRERGRDGCLAGIQVQQLFCSNNTTIPEHQLKELNMKIDNALQAYKAALESLGHSEYALKAGFHLNPKAVEAALQSCCSEAEAQQAGRMQTTSQPIQCELPTIPVQIGSHFLKGVSFNESAAENLKLKTHTMLQLIKEALGQNGVTPRDDSPVTEVLNQVCPSSWRGACKTAVQLLFAQAGLVVVDTAQIENKEAYAPQITLEGSKVVVQVPSTWCLKEDPATMSLLQRSLDPEKTLGLVDVLYTAVFDINRWKERKEQALPTIQMQLQRESPDYSGQADLPLGTSSKTSSGLPKTISKLTSKFTKKVSSSSNSGGSYSIPSTPSRSMLTTSSSEDKAKSLGHSDGRLQSILQMSSLSCTPDSTQQSQLPNGLVSEDQGMNLPTDQEMQDVIDFLSGFNMGKSQQASPLVKRRNSVASANPADLKPPSGPPPPSQSISHSALQPQAQTLPQPPPPVQKQQSQPQPPPPQQQQQPPPQQPSPQALQYYQHLLQPISQQQPPPPQQTPPQVLSQQRVASKWLGTSGQQPQPQGPPAVLSPLGPIGQWGSPGLPDLSSDLYSLGLVSTYMDSVMSEMLGQKPQGPRNNTWPNRDQSEGVFGVLGDTLPFDPAVGSDPEFARYVAGVSQAMQQKRQVQHIRRPSNTRSNWPMPEEQHRTWSHPEYYSEGEAVNSSWSANQGDSASSSDETSSANGDSLFSMFSGPDLVAAVKQRRKHSCGEPEVCTLPSPPLHHMCDDNQDSKTKTWPPKAPWQHSTHTNTMPNPSSSLYQMNIPPSSQWSDSMQILQSPVWSTASDCSPSTGISSGFPFTQQQQQQQQQQQQHKPMTKGFKSFPLKHEHRPSYLHQY; the protein is encoded by the exons ATGGACTACAAGCGTCGCTTTTTGCTCGGCGGGTCCAAGCAGAAAGTGCAACAGCACCAGCAGTACCAGATGCCTGAGCTGAGCCGGTCCTTGAGCGCCTCCCTGGCCTCCTCTTGCTCTGCCTCTTCGCCCATGGGCACCGGGGTTGGCATGCCTGGCAGCTGCCACCCACCTCCTTCCGGCACCACCACCGCAGTTGCAGACATCCAGCAAGGCATCTCCAAATATTTGGATGCCCTCAATGTGTTCTGCCGGGCCAGCGCCTTCCTCACAGACCTGTTCAGCAGTGTGTTCAGGAACTCTCACTATTCCAAAGCAGCTATGCAACTGAAGGACGTGCAGGAACACGTTATGGAGGCGGCCAGCAGGCTGACTGCAGCAATAAAGCCTGAAATCGCCAAGATGTTGATGGAGCTGAGTGCCGGGGCCGCCAACTTCAAAGACCAGAACGACTTCAGCCTGCAGGATGTTGAG GTGCTGGGTCGGTGCTTCCTCACGGTGATGCAGGTCCATTTCCAGTTTCTATCACAGGCTTTGCAGAAGGTCCAGCCCGTGGCTCAGTCCTGCCTGGCAGAGGCTCTTGCCCAGGCCCAGGAGCGTTGCACCAACGCCCGCTCCCAAAGCTCCGACCACAGGCCCCTCACAGAGCTGGAGGAAGCCTCCCGCTCATGGAAAGGTGCAGCTCAG GCCATGGCGAGGCTGAGAGAGAGGGGCCGGGACGGCTGCCTGGCAGGCATCCAGGTTCAGCAGCTCttctgctccaacaacaccaccaTCCCTGAGCACCAGCTCAAAGAGCTCAACATGAAGATTGACAATGCTTTACAG GCCTACAAAGCAGCACTAGAAAGCCTTGGCCATAGTGAGTACGCACTGAAGGCTGGCTTTCATCTTAACCCCAAAGCTGTGGAGGCGGCCTTACAG agcTGCTGCAGTGAGGCGGAGGCCCAGCAGGCGGGCAGGATGCAGACCACCTCCCAGCCCATCCAGTGCGAGCTGCCCACCATCCCTGTACAGATTGGCTCACATTTCCTCAAAGGAGTGTCCTTTAACGAGTCAGCGGCTGAAAACCTTAAACTGAAAACG CACACGATGCTGCAGCTCATTAAGGAGGCACTGGGCCAGAACGGAGTGACCCCCAGGGATGACTCTCCCGTCACCGAGGTCCTCAACCAAGTGTGCCCATCCAGTTGGAGAGGAGCCTGCAAGACAGCTGTCCAGCTGCTGTTTGCACAGGCTGGTCTG gtggtTGTTGATACAGCTCAGATTGAGAACAAGGAGGCCTATGCTCCCCAAATCACTCTTGAGGGTTCCAAAGTGGTGGTCCAGGTTCCCTCTACATG GTGTCTGAAGGAGGACCCAGCCACTATGTCTTTGCTCCAGCGGAGCTTGGATCCGGAGAAGACCCTTGGTCTAGTAGACGTGCTCTACACAGCAGTGTTTGACATCAACaggtggaaggagagaaa AGAGCAAGCCTTGCCCACTATTCAGATGCAGCTCCAGCGGGAGAGCCCAGACTATAGCGGCCAGGCAGACCTGCCTCTAGGCACCAGCTCCAAGACCTCCAGTGGATTGCCCAAAACAATATCCAAGCTGACTTCCAAGTTCACCAAGAAGGTCTCATCCAGCTCAAATAGTGGGGGCAGTTACTCCATCCCTAGCACCCCGTCTCGCAGCATGCTAACAACCAGTAGCTCTGAGGATAAGGCCAAGAGCCTGGGCCACAGCGACGGGAGGCTACAGAGCATCTTGCAGATGAGCAGCCTGTCCTGCACCCCTGACTCTACCCAACAAAGCCAGCTGCCCAACGGCTTAGTGTCCGAGGACCAGGGTATGAACCTGCCGACCGACCAAGAGATGCAGGATGTCATCGACTTTCTCTCAGGATTCAACATGGGGAAATCCCAGCAGGCTTCGCCCCTGGTCAAGAGGAGGAACTCCGTGGCATCTGCAAACCCCGCTGACCTGAAGCCCCCGAGTGGACCTCCGCCACCCTCCCAATCTATCTCTCACAGTGCCCTACAGCCCCAAGCTCAGACCCTGCCCCAGCCTCCACCACCAGTGCAGAAGCAGCAGTCACAACCACAGCCACCTCCTccacagcaacaacagcagcccCCTCCTCAGCAGCCCTCCCCACAGGCCCTGCAGTACTACCAGCACCTCCTGCAGCCCATCAGTCAGCAGCAGCCACCTCCTCCTCAGCAGACCCCACCTCAGGTCCTTTCACAGCAAAGAGTGGCAAGCAAGTGGCTCGGCACCTCCGGGCAACAGCCTCAACCGCAAGGCCCCCCAGCAGTACTGTCACCCCTGGGTCCAATCGGGCAGTGGGGCTCTCCTGGACTGCCAGATCTGAGCTCGGATCTGTACAGTCTGGGCCTGGTCAGCACCTACAtggacagtgtcatgtcagaaATGTTGGGTCAGAAGCCGCAGGGGCCCCGCAACAACACTTGGCCCAACAGGGACCAGAGTGAAGGAGTGTTTGGAGTCCTGGGAGACACACTGCCCTTCGACCCAGCAG TTGGCTCTGACCCGGAGTTTGCACGTTACGTTGCTGGCGTCAGTCAGGCCATGCAACAGAAACGGCAGGTGCAGCACATCCGTCGCCCTAGCAACACGCGCAGCAACTGGCCAATGCCTGAAGAGCAGCACAGGACCTGGTCCCACCCAGAGTACTACAGTGAGGG GGAGGCCGTAAACAGCAGCTGGTCAGCCAATCAGGGCGACTCGGCCAGCTCCAGCGACGAGACGTCTTCGGCCAACGGTGACAGTCTGTTCTCCATGTTTTCTGGGCCGGACCTTGTAGCGGCAGTTAAACAAAGGCG AAAACACAGCTGTGGTGAGCCGGAGGTGTGCACCCTGCCCTCACCACCACTCCATCACATGTGCGATGATAACCAG GACAGCAAAACTAAAACCTGGCCTCCCAAAGCGCCATGGCAGCACtccacccacacaaacaccatGCCCAATCCCAGCTCTTCCTTGTACCAGATGAACATCCCCCCTTCCTCCCAGTGGAGCGACTCCATGCAGATCCTGCAGTCTCCTGTGTGGTCCACGGCCAGCGACTGCTCCCCTTCCACCGGCATCTCCTCTGGTTTTCCCTtcacccagcagcagcagcagcagcagcagcagcagcagcaacacaaaCCCATGACCAAGGGCTTTAAATCCTTCCCCCTCAAACATGAGCACAGGCCCTCCTACCTTCACCAGTACTGA
- the garre1 gene encoding granule associated Rac and RHOG effector protein 1 isoform X1, producing MYCCSAQESKMDYKRRFLLGGSKQKVQQHQQYQMPELSRSLSASLASSCSASSPMGTGVGMPGSCHPPPSGTTTAVADIQQGISKYLDALNVFCRASAFLTDLFSSVFRNSHYSKAAMQLKDVQEHVMEAASRLTAAIKPEIAKMLMELSAGAANFKDQNDFSLQDVEVLGRCFLTVMQVHFQFLSQALQKVQPVAQSCLAEALAQAQERCTNARSQSSDHRPLTELEEASRSWKGAAQAMARLRERGRDGCLAGIQVQQLFCSNNTTIPEHQLKELNMKIDNALQAYKAALESLGHSEYALKAGFHLNPKAVEAALQSCCSEAEAQQAGRMQTTSQPIQCELPTIPVQIGSHFLKGVSFNESAAENLKLKTHTMLQLIKEALGQNGVTPRDDSPVTEVLNQVCPSSWRGACKTAVQLLFAQAGLVVVDTAQIENKEAYAPQITLEGSKVVVQVPSTWCLKEDPATMSLLQRSLDPEKTLGLVDVLYTAVFDINRWKERKEQALPTIQMQLQRESPDYSGQADLPLGTSSKTSSGLPKTISKLTSKFTKKVSSSSNSGGSYSIPSTPSRSMLTTSSSEDKAKSLGHSDGRLQSILQMSSLSCTPDSTQQSQLPNGLVSEDQGMNLPTDQEMQDVIDFLSGFNMGKSQQASPLVKRRNSVASANPADLKPPSGPPPPSQSISHSALQPQAQTLPQPPPPVQKQQSQPQPPPPQQQQQPPPQQPSPQALQYYQHLLQPISQQQPPPPQQTPPQVLSQQRVASKWLGTSGQQPQPQGPPAVLSPLGPIGQWGSPGLPDLSSDLYSLGLVSTYMDSVMSEMLGQKPQGPRNNTWPNRDQSEGVFGVLGDTLPFDPAVGSDPEFARYVAGVSQAMQQKRQVQHIRRPSNTRSNWPMPEEQHRTWSHPEYYSEGEAVNSSWSANQGDSASSSDETSSANGDSLFSMFSGPDLVAAVKQRRKHSCGEPEVCTLPSPPLHHMCDDNQDSKTKTWPPKAPWQHSTHTNTMPNPSSSLYQMNIPPSSQWSDSMQILQSPVWSTASDCSPSTGISSGFPFTQQQQQQQQQQQQHKPMTKGFKSFPLKHEHRPSYLHQY from the exons ATGTATTGTTGTAGTGCGCAGGAAAGTAAAATGGACTACAAGCGTCGCTTTTTGCTCGGCGGGTCCAAGCAGAAAGTGCAACAGCACCAGCAGTACCAGATGCCTGAGCTGAGCCGGTCCTTGAGCGCCTCCCTGGCCTCCTCTTGCTCTGCCTCTTCGCCCATGGGCACCGGGGTTGGCATGCCTGGCAGCTGCCACCCACCTCCTTCCGGCACCACCACCGCAGTTGCAGACATCCAGCAAGGCATCTCCAAATATTTGGATGCCCTCAATGTGTTCTGCCGGGCCAGCGCCTTCCTCACAGACCTGTTCAGCAGTGTGTTCAGGAACTCTCACTATTCCAAAGCAGCTATGCAACTGAAGGACGTGCAGGAACACGTTATGGAGGCGGCCAGCAGGCTGACTGCAGCAATAAAGCCTGAAATCGCCAAGATGTTGATGGAGCTGAGTGCCGGGGCCGCCAACTTCAAAGACCAGAACGACTTCAGCCTGCAGGATGTTGAG GTGCTGGGTCGGTGCTTCCTCACGGTGATGCAGGTCCATTTCCAGTTTCTATCACAGGCTTTGCAGAAGGTCCAGCCCGTGGCTCAGTCCTGCCTGGCAGAGGCTCTTGCCCAGGCCCAGGAGCGTTGCACCAACGCCCGCTCCCAAAGCTCCGACCACAGGCCCCTCACAGAGCTGGAGGAAGCCTCCCGCTCATGGAAAGGTGCAGCTCAG GCCATGGCGAGGCTGAGAGAGAGGGGCCGGGACGGCTGCCTGGCAGGCATCCAGGTTCAGCAGCTCttctgctccaacaacaccaccaTCCCTGAGCACCAGCTCAAAGAGCTCAACATGAAGATTGACAATGCTTTACAG GCCTACAAAGCAGCACTAGAAAGCCTTGGCCATAGTGAGTACGCACTGAAGGCTGGCTTTCATCTTAACCCCAAAGCTGTGGAGGCGGCCTTACAG agcTGCTGCAGTGAGGCGGAGGCCCAGCAGGCGGGCAGGATGCAGACCACCTCCCAGCCCATCCAGTGCGAGCTGCCCACCATCCCTGTACAGATTGGCTCACATTTCCTCAAAGGAGTGTCCTTTAACGAGTCAGCGGCTGAAAACCTTAAACTGAAAACG CACACGATGCTGCAGCTCATTAAGGAGGCACTGGGCCAGAACGGAGTGACCCCCAGGGATGACTCTCCCGTCACCGAGGTCCTCAACCAAGTGTGCCCATCCAGTTGGAGAGGAGCCTGCAAGACAGCTGTCCAGCTGCTGTTTGCACAGGCTGGTCTG gtggtTGTTGATACAGCTCAGATTGAGAACAAGGAGGCCTATGCTCCCCAAATCACTCTTGAGGGTTCCAAAGTGGTGGTCCAGGTTCCCTCTACATG GTGTCTGAAGGAGGACCCAGCCACTATGTCTTTGCTCCAGCGGAGCTTGGATCCGGAGAAGACCCTTGGTCTAGTAGACGTGCTCTACACAGCAGTGTTTGACATCAACaggtggaaggagagaaa AGAGCAAGCCTTGCCCACTATTCAGATGCAGCTCCAGCGGGAGAGCCCAGACTATAGCGGCCAGGCAGACCTGCCTCTAGGCACCAGCTCCAAGACCTCCAGTGGATTGCCCAAAACAATATCCAAGCTGACTTCCAAGTTCACCAAGAAGGTCTCATCCAGCTCAAATAGTGGGGGCAGTTACTCCATCCCTAGCACCCCGTCTCGCAGCATGCTAACAACCAGTAGCTCTGAGGATAAGGCCAAGAGCCTGGGCCACAGCGACGGGAGGCTACAGAGCATCTTGCAGATGAGCAGCCTGTCCTGCACCCCTGACTCTACCCAACAAAGCCAGCTGCCCAACGGCTTAGTGTCCGAGGACCAGGGTATGAACCTGCCGACCGACCAAGAGATGCAGGATGTCATCGACTTTCTCTCAGGATTCAACATGGGGAAATCCCAGCAGGCTTCGCCCCTGGTCAAGAGGAGGAACTCCGTGGCATCTGCAAACCCCGCTGACCTGAAGCCCCCGAGTGGACCTCCGCCACCCTCCCAATCTATCTCTCACAGTGCCCTACAGCCCCAAGCTCAGACCCTGCCCCAGCCTCCACCACCAGTGCAGAAGCAGCAGTCACAACCACAGCCACCTCCTccacagcaacaacagcagcccCCTCCTCAGCAGCCCTCCCCACAGGCCCTGCAGTACTACCAGCACCTCCTGCAGCCCATCAGTCAGCAGCAGCCACCTCCTCCTCAGCAGACCCCACCTCAGGTCCTTTCACAGCAAAGAGTGGCAAGCAAGTGGCTCGGCACCTCCGGGCAACAGCCTCAACCGCAAGGCCCCCCAGCAGTACTGTCACCCCTGGGTCCAATCGGGCAGTGGGGCTCTCCTGGACTGCCAGATCTGAGCTCGGATCTGTACAGTCTGGGCCTGGTCAGCACCTACAtggacagtgtcatgtcagaaATGTTGGGTCAGAAGCCGCAGGGGCCCCGCAACAACACTTGGCCCAACAGGGACCAGAGTGAAGGAGTGTTTGGAGTCCTGGGAGACACACTGCCCTTCGACCCAGCAG TTGGCTCTGACCCGGAGTTTGCACGTTACGTTGCTGGCGTCAGTCAGGCCATGCAACAGAAACGGCAGGTGCAGCACATCCGTCGCCCTAGCAACACGCGCAGCAACTGGCCAATGCCTGAAGAGCAGCACAGGACCTGGTCCCACCCAGAGTACTACAGTGAGGG GGAGGCCGTAAACAGCAGCTGGTCAGCCAATCAGGGCGACTCGGCCAGCTCCAGCGACGAGACGTCTTCGGCCAACGGTGACAGTCTGTTCTCCATGTTTTCTGGGCCGGACCTTGTAGCGGCAGTTAAACAAAGGCG AAAACACAGCTGTGGTGAGCCGGAGGTGTGCACCCTGCCCTCACCACCACTCCATCACATGTGCGATGATAACCAG GACAGCAAAACTAAAACCTGGCCTCCCAAAGCGCCATGGCAGCACtccacccacacaaacaccatGCCCAATCCCAGCTCTTCCTTGTACCAGATGAACATCCCCCCTTCCTCCCAGTGGAGCGACTCCATGCAGATCCTGCAGTCTCCTGTGTGGTCCACGGCCAGCGACTGCTCCCCTTCCACCGGCATCTCCTCTGGTTTTCCCTtcacccagcagcagcagcagcagcagcagcagcagcagcaacacaaaCCCATGACCAAGGGCTTTAAATCCTTCCCCCTCAAACATGAGCACAGGCCCTCCTACCTTCACCAGTACTGA